In Pristiophorus japonicus isolate sPriJap1 chromosome X, sPriJap1.hap1, whole genome shotgun sequence, the genomic stretch GATTTGCCCTGGTACTGCCGGATAAGGTCAGTCTTTTATACCTCACCCCTTTGGCTAGCATTTTCTTACTTCGGATGCATAGCCACTCCTTTTCTGCCATTTATCGTCATTCTGCTACTCAATGCTCTGACCGTGAGATACATATTAGtggccagcagagtccgcagggTATTGCGGGGCAACCCGGGCTCTGAAAACAATCCCGACCCTGAGATGGAGAACAGGAGAAAATCCAGCATTTTACTCTTCAGTATCTCTGGCAATTTTATACTGTTATGGCTGACGTACACGATCCACTACTTGTATTATCGGATTACTAATACCTATTCTTACACCGGTTACAATGACCCGGTTTATATCCTTCAAGAAACCGGATTTATGCTCCTGCTTTTGAGCTGTTGCACAAACACCTTTATTTATGCAGTGACACAGAGTAAATTCAGGGAGGAGGTAAAGAATATGGTGAAATATCCAGCAAATGAGATTGTCAGGTTTCTAGCTCAGTAGATCCACTATTGATTTACTGGTTTCACAATTCAACCTGGaactggccatacggcccctcatgtCTGCTCCAgctttcaataagatcctggctgaaccTTTATATCAACTTAATTTTCTCGCCCTTCTCCTATATTCCTTGGTGTCCAAAGATCTACCGATatcagtcttgaatgtactcaaagactgagcatcctcagccctctggcctagagaattccaaagattcacaacttatTTACCATTATCTCAAtaataaatggccaactccttatccggAGATCAGCTCCCCTAGTTCTTCATTGTCTGGCCAAGGTAAACAGCCTCTCAGCTGTCTACGCTGACAACTACATTGACAAATTTTCACAGACATTTataatttcaatgagatcacttctcttcTCAGCTTTggacactctctcctcataggaccatcCCAGGAGTCAATCTAGTGGACCTTTGTTACACCTGCACTTAGCAACCATATCCTTCCTTAGGGAAAGAGACCTAAAATTTacaccgtattccaggtgtggtctcac encodes the following:
- the LOC139240780 gene encoding probable G-protein coupled receptor 139 — its product is MHEPVTGQVYAIYYPILAAVGIPVNMLAIVILSRGKCGLSKCITCYLVAMAAADLLVVITGVILNRIIDIYFPGNYLSLTLVCRTKTALVYATRDFSVWLTVAFTFDRFIAICWQKLKNYYCTKNTAAAIVGMVLTLSCLKNIPWYFVYEPLYIINDLPWYCRIRSVFYTSPLWLAFSYFGCIATPFLPFIVILLLNALTVRYILVASRVRRVLRGNPGSENNPDPEMENRRKSSILLFSISGNFILLWLTYTIHYLYYRITNTYSYTGYNDPVYILQETGFMLLLLSCCTNTFIYAVTQSKFREEVKNMVKYPANEIVRFLAQ